A DNA window from Ipomoea triloba cultivar NCNSP0323 chromosome 10, ASM357664v1 contains the following coding sequences:
- the LOC116031419 gene encoding putative pectinesterase 11, translating to MKLLFSSAHMDVSSLGIHVRLVSLLLTCAVTVILAAAASDGVKLRETSTAVLIVVDQSGHGDYIKIQDAIDSVPSKNSELVYISVKPGTYREKVVVPVDKPFITLSGDDASNTVITWSDGGDIIHSPTLTVFASDFVGRYLTIMNTFGRSGKGVALRVSGDRSAWYGCRIKSYQDTLLDEAGKHYYSNCYIEGGVDFIFGNAASLFEGCEIHSIAVGGGAITAQRRESAEEDTGFAFLGCKITGTGTTVLGRPWGPYSRVVWVSSYMSSAIQPEGWNDWGDSKRQRTVYYGEYKCYGPGADRSKRVEWSRSLSKGEAAPFMTKKMIQGREWLRQAPTNFKRISSCKDMPC from the exons ATGAAACTTTTATTCTCATCAGCGCACATGGATGTTTCTTCCTTGGGAATCCATGTCCGTCTTGTATCTCTCTTACTAACTTGCGCCGTCACCGTCATCCTGGCTGCGGCGGCTTCTGACGGCGTTAAACTTAGGGAAACTTCCACCGCCGTTCTCATTGTCGTGGACCAGTCCGGGCATGGAGACTATATTAAGATACAGGACGCCATTGATTCCGTTCCGTCCAAAAACTCTGAGCTCGTTTACATTTCCGTTAAGCCGGGGACCTACAG AGAGAAAGTTGTAGTGCCTGTTGATAAGCCGTTCATTACGCTTAGTGGAGATGACGCTTCCAACACCGTTATAACGTGGAGTGACGGCGGGGATATTATTCATTCTCCAACACTCACAGTTTTTGCTTCGGATTTTGTTGGAAGATATTTGACAATTATG AATACATTTGGGAGGAGTGGGAAAGGAGTGGCGTTGAGGGTTTCAGGAGATAGAAGTGCGTGGTATGGTTGCAGGATTAAATCTTATCAAGACACTCTTTTGGATGAAGCTGGTAAACATTATTACAGCAACTGTTACATTGAAGGCGGCGTTGATTTCATATTTGGTAACGCCGCTTCTCTCTTTGAG GGGTGCGAGATACACTCGATTGCAGTAGGGGGTGGAGCAATCACTGCTCAACGCAGAGAATCGGCTGAAGAAGACACTGGTTTTGCCTTTCTGGGATGCAAAATCACAGGCACAGGAACCACTGTGCTTGGCAGACCCTGGGGACCTTATTCCAGGGTGGTTTGGGTCTCGTCCTACATGTCTAGTGCTATACAGCCCGAGGGTTGGAATGACTGGGGCGATTCCAAACGTCAAAg GACGGTATACTACGGGGAATACAAATGTTACGGTCCAGGTGCTGATCGATCAAAAAGAGTAGAATGGTCGCGCAGCCTATCTAAGGGGGAGGCTGCACCGTTCATGACAAAGAAAATGATCCAAGGGCGAGAATGGCTTAGGCAAGCACCCACCAACTTCAAGAGGATAAGCTCTTGTAAAGACATGCCATGTTAA